TCATCGACGGCAAGTCCGTTTTTAACCAACCGGCAGGTCACCTTGAAGCGGCGGAGTCGCTGATTGATGCCTGCAAGCGGGAACTGTGGGAAGAGACAGGTATCAGCGCCGAACCGAGTCGCCTCCTGGGCATTTATCAGTTCAGTGCCAGTGCCGAGCTTGCGTTTTTACGCTTCACCTTTGTGTGTGAACTGGATGAACCAATACACAGCGAGCCACAGGATCAAGCAATCCATGCCCTGCACTGGCTTACTCATGCAGAGATTAACGACAGCAGCCGCTACCTTCGAAGCCCGCTTGTCAGCCGCTGTATCGACGACTATCTGGCTGGCAAAGGTGCAGAACTCAGCATCCTAGACAGCGAACTTCTTTCCATAGCCGCTAGTACCAATCCATGATAGAATACGCCCCCGAAAAAACGCCGCAGTTTCAATGCCGAACAGATAAACAACAGGCGCTGGATCAAGTATTGATTAGCCATTGTTTTATCTGAGTTTTACCTGCAATTGCTCTGATTTCACTTGCAGTAAATGCGAATGGCAGCGGTGATTGGTTACTCGAAAGGATCATTTTCAACGTATGACGTCAACTACAGCTTCTCCCGCTGAAATCGCTGCCAACAGCAGCAAAAAAGTCATTGTCGGCATGTCCGGCGGTGTGGACTCTTCTGTCTCTGCGTACCTTTTGAAACAACAGGGGTATCAGGTTGAAGGCCTGTTCATGAAAAACTGGGAAGAAGATGACACCGACGAATACTGCGCCGCCGCTGAAGATCTGAAAGATGCTCAGGCCGTGTGCGATAAGCTCGGCATCAAGCTGCATACAGTGAACTTTGCCGCCGAGTATTGGGATAACGTGTTTGAGTACTTCCTCGCCGAATACAAGGCCGGCCGTACCCCAAATCCCGACATCATGTGCAACAAGGAAATCAAATTCAAAGCCTTCCTTGAATTTGCGGATGACATCCTCGATGCCGATTACATCGCCATGGGCCACTACGTGCGCCGCCGCGACACAGACGGTAAAACCGAAATGCTGCGCGGCATCGATGGCAATAAAGATCAAAGCTACTTCCTGTACACCTTAAGCCACGAGCAGGTTGCCCGCAGCCTGTTCCCTGTTGGCGAACTGGAAAAGCCAGAAGTACGCCGTATCGCCGAAGAGCAAGGGCTTATCACCCACGATAAGAAAGATTCCACCGGTATCTGCTTTATTGGAGAGCGCAAGTTTAAAGACTTCCTCGCTACCTACCTGCCCGCCCAACCCGGTAACATCGAAACGCCTGAAGGCGACATCATTGGCCGCCATGAAGGCCTGATGTATCACACCCTCGGCCAGCGTAAAGGCTTAGGGATTGGCGGCATGAAAAATTCAAACGACGATCCCTGGTATGTGGTTGACAAAGACATGGCCCGTAACGTGTTGGTGGTGGCACAGGGCCACGAGCATCCACGGTTGATGTCAAAGGGCATGCGCGTTAACCAGCTGCACTGGGTTGACCGTACTGGCCCGGCAGATGGCGCAACCATCAGCGTGAAAACCCGTTATCGCCAGCAGGACATCCCCTGCACCGTGAAGATTATCGATGAGCAAACCATCGAAGTGCTGTTTGATGAGCCGGTGGCCGCCGTCACCCCCGGTCAGTCAGCGGTGTTTTACGATGGCGAAGTCTGCCTCGGCGGCGGCATTATCGACACCCTGATAAAGGACTGAGCCATGAGCCAAATGCAAGCGCGCACCATGGCCTTCGCTGGTATCTTGCAGGCCCTCGCCCAGGTGCAATACATCGCCCGCCACGGTGACAGCGACACAGATGCCATGGCCGCCAGTTTCAATACCATTATGGTGACCAATCCAGAACAGCCAGAAGACGTCTACGCCGACAAAGATCAGCTCAGAGTCGGCTACAAATGGATTTTGAATCAGCTCGGTGACGGCGAAAGTAAAGACGTGGAGATGACCCGCTATCTGGTGGGGCTTTTGGCGCTCGAGCGCAAACTGTCCCGCAGTAATGCCGCCCTTGGCATGCTGTCTGAGCGCATTAACCAAATTCATCGCCAGCTGAATCACTTTGCCATCACCGACGAGCAAGTGATTGCCAATCTGGCCAGTATCTACAGCGATATCATCAGTAACCTCGGCCCCAAGCTGCAAATTACCGGCAACCCCAATGTGCTGCAGCGCCCCTTGGTACAGCAAAAGATCCGTGCCCTGCTGCTGGCAGCCATGCGCAGTGCCGTACTTTGGCGCCAACTGGGTGGCAAACGCCGCCATCTGGTGTTTGCCCGCAAGGCCATCGTTGATACTGCAAAGAAAAATCTTACCCTATAGACAAATAAAGCCATTCCATTAAGGAGCTTATCAATGGAACTTTCTGCACTGACAGCTATCTCCCCGGTCGACGGCCGCTATGGCAGCAAAGCCGCCGAACTGCGTGGGATCTTCAGCGAGTTCGGTCTCACCAAGTATCGTGTTCAGGTCGAAATCAACTGGCTCAAGCTGTTGTCCAGCTGCCCTGAAATCGAAGAAGTTCCGCCATTCAGTGAAGAGGCCCTGGCCCTGCTCGATGGCATCAAAGACAACTTCAGCGAAGCCGGAGCCCTGCGCGTTAAAGCCATTGAAGCCACTACCAACCACGACGTTAAAGCCGTGGAATACTTCATCAAAGAGCAGTTCGGTAACAACGGTGAACTGAAAGCCGTTGATGAATTTGTGCACTTTGCCTGTACCTCTGAAGACATCAACAACCTGTCACATGGTCTGATGCTCAAAGAAGCACGTGAACTGGTGCTGGTACCTTACTGCCAGAAGATAATCGATGCCATCAAGGCGCTGGCCAAGACCTACAAGAGCGTGCCCATGATGTCACGCACCCACGGTCAGCCTGCCTCTCCTACCACACTGGGTAAGGAAATGGCCAACGTGGTGGTGCGCCTTGAGCGCCAGCTTGCCCACATCAAAGCCGTGGAAATTCTGGGTAAAATCAACGGCGCCGTAGGTAACTACAACGCCCACCTGTCTGCCTACCCGGAAGTTAACTGGCATGCCCTGTCTCAGCGCTTTGTGACCAGCCTGGGCCTGAACTGGAACCCGTACACCACGCAAATTGAGCCGCACGATTACATCGCCGAGCTGTTTGATGCTGTCGCTCGCTTTAACACCATCGTGATTGACTTCGACCGTGACATCTGGGGTTACATCGCCCTGGGTCACTTCAAGCAGAAGACCATCGCCGGTGAAATCGGCTCTTCCACCATGCCGCACAAGGTGAACCCAATCGACTTCGAAAACTCCGAAGGCAACCTGGGTATCGCCAATGCGCTGATGCAGCACTTGGCCTCCAAACTGCCGGTATCCCGCTGGCAGCGTGACCTGACTGACTCTACCGTACTGCGCACCCTCGGCGTGGGGATTGCCCACAGCATCATCGCCTATCAGGCGACGTTAAAAGGCATCAGCAAGCTGGAAGTAAACGAAGCCAGCTTGGCCGCTGAACTGGACAGCAACTGGGAAGTTCTGGCTGAGCCGGTACAAACCGTGATGCGCCGCTACGGCATTGAAAAGCCATACGAGAAGCTCAAAGAGCTGACCCGTGGCAAGCGTATCGATGGCCCACAACTGGCTGCCTTTATCGATGGTCTTGCGCTGCCAGAGCCGGTGAAGGCCGAGCTGAAGCTGATGACCCCGGCAAGCTACATCGGCCGCGCCGAAGCCTTCGTGGACGAATTGAATTAATCCACTTAAATGGAGAGGCGGCAAGGGAAACCAAGCCGCCTTTTTTAACACTATGTATAAGCTCAATCTCGATATTCAGGCGTTCCTCGCCAATGACTGGCAACAGGCCCCAAAAGTATTCAAAGGCGCTTTCCCTGACTTTGAAGATCCCATTGCTGCAGACGAGCTCGCGGGTCTTGCCTGTGAAGAGGAAGTGTCCAGCCGCGTGGTTGTCACCAAGGGTAACGACTGGGAAGTCATTTCCGGTCCCTTCGAAGACTACGACCGGTTTGGTGAGACCCATTGGCAGCTGCTTGTGCAAGCCGTAAACCACTGGTACCCCGAATCCCAGCCCCTGGTGGAAGCCTTCAGATTCTTGCCAGACTGGCGCTTTGATGACCTGATGGTGTCTTTCGCCACCCCGCAGGGCGGCGTGGGACCTCACATCGACAACTACGATGTGTTTATCATTCAAGGCGAAGGCCAGCGCCGCTGGACCGTGGGCCCCAAGGGCAACTACCAGCGCCGCGGTGGTGTAACGACCTCACCCCTGATTGAAGACTTTGAGCCCATTATCGATGTCGTGCTGGAAAAAGGTGATGTGCTTTATATCCCGCCCGGCTTCCCTCATCAAGGTGAAACCCTGACTCTGGCACTCTCTTATTCCATGGGGTATCGCGCGCCCAGCCAGCAGGAGCTTGCAGGACAAATTGCCGATCAGTTGATGGATGAAGACAAGGGGCACAAGCGCTTTATCGCCGTGGATGGCGCCGCGAGCCATGGCACTGTGAGCCTGGCAGAGCAGCAAGGCATCATGCAGCTTATCCGCGACCTTTGTAATGACACCGATAACGTCGTTAAGGTCCTCGGTAAACTCTTAAGTCAGAACCGCTTCGACCTGGATATCCAGGAAGATGAAAGCATCGATGCCGACGCCCTGGTTGAGGCTCTGAATGAAGGGGCTGTGCTGATGCGGATTGGTGGCCTTAAGGTGCTCAAAATGGAAGGCGACAGCCAGGCAAGGCTCTTTGTGGCAGGCGAGAGTGTGATAATTGAAGGCGCTTCGGAAGAAGAGCTGATCGAGGTATCCAACTCAGTCAACGTCAATGCTGAGCTGGCGCAGCTGCCACACTGGCAGGGCTTCTTTGTTCAGATGCTGCAAAAAGGCTATTTCTATCTCGGCGAAGACTGACTACCTGACGGAACCTTGTCGAGTCTGTGAATAGTTTCGTTAAGACTCAGCCAAATAATCAAAAAGGCACCTAAAGGTGCCTTTCCTGTTTTTGAGGTTGCTGCACTGACAGGCAGTCTAAGACTTAGCCCCAGAGTTTGTCATCCTGCTGGATTTGATACAGGCTCTGAGCACGGGAAATCAGCATATTAGCAAACTTGGCCTGTGTGGGGTCTTGTACCGCACCGGACTGGATCAGATTCTCAGCTTTAAGTTGCCACATCATGGAGAAGTGTTTCAGTGCATCACGGGCGGTTTGTGCTACTTTCACATCGACATAATCGGTTGGCAGGTCACCAGACATCACCCAGTAGGTTTGTTTGGCAGGCTTTTGTGCTTCCATCTTCCACACCGCAACGTAAGGCACCAAATAGCGGCTTTCATCGATCAGTACTTTACCGGGTAAAATGCCCTTCTCAGCCAGAAAACGGTTGGCTTTTTGGAACTGGGTACGCACCCACTCCTGGCGCAGCGCTTCGGGATCCTGTGCTGCTGTTTCAACCTGGGGTTCTTGGGTTTGCTCAGTCATACTTCTTTCCTATCTTATTGTTATACCGCACAATCTAACACTGAGAATGAGCGTATCAATCCGCACTGGATGCCGGGAGACTGCCATAACTTTACGTTGACGTAAAGTGGAAAGCAAAATTGCCACAGTGATCACAAATAATCCACTGGCGGGCTTTGTTGAGAGTATCCCTAAATGCTATGGTTCGGCAATAAATATAACGACCGCAGGTAGCCGCCTGCGGCTTTTTATTAGCAATGCGGAGATCTGCAACGTGGCTGTATTCAATCATGTATCTTATGACGAACATGAACAGGTTGTTTTCTGTCATGACAAAGAGAGTGGCCTGAAGGC
This portion of the Shewanella amazonensis SB2B genome encodes:
- the mnmA gene encoding tRNA 2-thiouridine(34) synthase MnmA; its protein translation is MTSTTASPAEIAANSSKKVIVGMSGGVDSSVSAYLLKQQGYQVEGLFMKNWEEDDTDEYCAAAEDLKDAQAVCDKLGIKLHTVNFAAEYWDNVFEYFLAEYKAGRTPNPDIMCNKEIKFKAFLEFADDILDADYIAMGHYVRRRDTDGKTEMLRGIDGNKDQSYFLYTLSHEQVARSLFPVGELEKPEVRRIAEEQGLITHDKKDSTGICFIGERKFKDFLATYLPAQPGNIETPEGDIIGRHEGLMYHTLGQRKGLGIGGMKNSNDDPWYVVDKDMARNVLVVAQGHEHPRLMSKGMRVNQLHWVDRTGPADGATISVKTRYRQQDIPCTVKIIDEQTIEVLFDEPVAAVTPGQSAVFYDGEVCLGGGIIDTLIKD
- a CDS encoding cupin domain-containing protein — its product is MYKLNLDIQAFLANDWQQAPKVFKGAFPDFEDPIAADELAGLACEEEVSSRVVVTKGNDWEVISGPFEDYDRFGETHWQLLVQAVNHWYPESQPLVEAFRFLPDWRFDDLMVSFATPQGGVGPHIDNYDVFIIQGEGQRRWTVGPKGNYQRRGGVTTSPLIEDFEPIIDVVLEKGDVLYIPPGFPHQGETLTLALSYSMGYRAPSQQELAGQIADQLMDEDKGHKRFIAVDGAASHGTVSLAEQQGIMQLIRDLCNDTDNVVKVLGKLLSQNRFDLDIQEDESIDADALVEALNEGAVLMRIGGLKVLKMEGDSQARLFVAGESVIIEGASEEELIEVSNSVNVNAELAQLPHWQGFFVQMLQKGYFYLGED
- a CDS encoding NUDIX hydrolase, with the translated sequence MERYKPNVTVACIVHCQGKFLMVEEIIDGKSVFNQPAGHLEAAESLIDACKRELWEETGISAEPSRLLGIYQFSASAELAFLRFTFVCELDEPIHSEPQDQAIHALHWLTHAEINDSSRYLRSPLVSRCIDDYLAGKGAELSILDSELLSIAASTNP
- the purB gene encoding adenylosuccinate lyase, with product MELSALTAISPVDGRYGSKAAELRGIFSEFGLTKYRVQVEINWLKLLSSCPEIEEVPPFSEEALALLDGIKDNFSEAGALRVKAIEATTNHDVKAVEYFIKEQFGNNGELKAVDEFVHFACTSEDINNLSHGLMLKEARELVLVPYCQKIIDAIKALAKTYKSVPMMSRTHGQPASPTTLGKEMANVVVRLERQLAHIKAVEILGKINGAVGNYNAHLSAYPEVNWHALSQRFVTSLGLNWNPYTTQIEPHDYIAELFDAVARFNTIVIDFDRDIWGYIALGHFKQKTIAGEIGSSTMPHKVNPIDFENSEGNLGIANALMQHLASKLPVSRWQRDLTDSTVLRTLGVGIAHSIIAYQATLKGISKLEVNEASLAAELDSNWEVLAEPVQTVMRRYGIEKPYEKLKELTRGKRIDGPQLAAFIDGLALPEPVKAELKLMTPASYIGRAEAFVDELN
- the hflD gene encoding high frequency lysogenization protein HflD, translating into MSQMQARTMAFAGILQALAQVQYIARHGDSDTDAMAASFNTIMVTNPEQPEDVYADKDQLRVGYKWILNQLGDGESKDVEMTRYLVGLLALERKLSRSNAALGMLSERINQIHRQLNHFAITDEQVIANLASIYSDIISNLGPKLQITGNPNVLQRPLVQQKIRALLLAAMRSAVLWRQLGGKRRHLVFARKAIVDTAKKNLTL
- a CDS encoding DUF4826 family protein, which codes for MTEQTQEPQVETAAQDPEALRQEWVRTQFQKANRFLAEKGILPGKVLIDESRYLVPYVAVWKMEAQKPAKQTYWVMSGDLPTDYVDVKVAQTARDALKHFSMMWQLKAENLIQSGAVQDPTQAKFANMLISRAQSLYQIQQDDKLWG